In the Malaya genurostris strain Urasoe2022 chromosome 1, Malgen_1.1, whole genome shotgun sequence genome, one interval contains:
- the LOC131437654 gene encoding uncharacterized protein LOC131437654, producing MECNSLDTSSDGCREEGNSCESRKRFRNHKRFRSTFSLFGRSNQSIRCENILLKVLNRQHCGYFNTGLNQRSNRAAFRQVPDHLSFCLKDIVPYCYLQGHVFMGLSACGQFLVSYKVAYDYDEEITHEYNFSSNYKYELYFWIYRPHFLLSKYFQVCLFDDHGVDDIKTVSITQWNTDQQLLIVHGASEKEDFDSYITVVRVPKLGCLECKKLRDADEEESNRQDILCIKCNMTIHTKYRNSDSGPKFNPRFNLNCPGYIIMSENSFIHTVNINLDMHRCPQKRPSGVISSKYISKSHGDRQRNEETSPAVVSPTSEMVIDMTLEPVKPLTGGGCPSTSPEPQTSISIADQIIADFAEYETETFESKCSQPLSPLHRTTSRLSSNASHSSTTTHYPENFDELVITCDHRGSGVHPPRSSIVTRGAAARMESLSPSSNVRLVNHRNNTNVEIRLTSPENRGPKSSIVTRVDLQAGPSSSAGTTASMRFAAAKSNAQHLSIPVVKPEPCESTSSSSSSTGRTPLRRRSYLSTRATESNVPSNSNQPDSGEGASTDVASRAYEFSEDNERCEKISTFRKRRLADKKYEFSEDSSHGDSVIVPFNRLRSQIRTRSAASQSVLYSPSHLVGYEMSTHLHRASPNHGFRSPCGSPVGNRYLRSPPGIRSPNYYRHHSPVATPPTGPNRPPCAAQLLKMSNFDPKDYIHTSGGSGSDEIPKFFIDAIQKFNEKKLQADGGGGNDENVNSDNLPMPAKTDPNGTALELKPERPVCSKKIVKIYVEEDDANSVLTTEDDDCISPGYHASLPMEVHGSCYSNMQIVTPASYSKLNCPAVVVTQNSFDMETFSFHVANYICTKNDKKYGILFDSAYELTHVCPLTETITCTMVLQFTASDTNKLKQCHNCSTTIDCHTHRKIYQCRSLFTWNMTTGDWTVLDYGSLSSGPYLELKKLASNYSRLLVKLRKFTRKLFASSSNERDTVRTYEYLNHLRVLDSNNEKTKQRLIDLEHMIEFYRKQINDPDDSDDSDEDSSSSIGSSRNDDDDDEANTVVGDTLTSDTVSDEDDI from the exons ATGGAATGCAACTCGCTGGACACCAGTTCCGACGGGTGCAGAGAAGAGGGCAACAGTTGCGAAAGCCGAAAGCGGTTTCGTAATCACAAGCGGTTTCGCAGCACATTTAGTCTGTTTGGTCGTTCCAATCAATCGATTCGGTGCGAAAATATTCTGCTGAAAGTACTGAACCGACAGCACTGTGGATACTTCAATACCGGACTGAACCAACGGTCGAATCGGGCCGCCTTTCGCCAGGTACCGGATCATCTAAGCTTTTGCCTGAAAGACATCGTTCCGTACTGCTATCTGCAGGG GCACGTATTTATGGGTCTCTCAGCATGTGGGCAGTTTTTGGTCAGCTATAAAGTTGCTTACGATTATGACGAGGAGATTACTCACGAATACAATTTCTCCTCCAACTATAAATACGA ATTGTACTTCTGGATCTATCGGCCCCACTTCTTGCTCAGTAAGTACTTCCAGGTGTGTCTATTCGACGACCATGGAGTGGACGATATCAAAACCGTGTCGATTACGCAGTGGAACACCGATCAGCAACTGTTGATTGTTCATGGAGCAAGCGAGAAAGAAGACTTCGATTCGTACATAACCGTAGTTCGTGTACCTAAGCTGGGTTGTTTGGAATGCAAAAAGTTGCGTGATGCCGATGAAGAAGAAA gtAATCGGCAAGATATTCTCTGCATCAAATGTAACATGACGATCCACACCAAGTACCGTAACTCAGACTCGGGACCGAAGTTTAATCCACGGTTTAATCTGAACTGCCCCGGTTACATTATTATGAGTGAAAacagttttattcatacggtcaACATAAACTTGGACATGCATCGATGTCCTCAGAAGAGGCCCTCTGGCGTCATAAGTAGTAAATACATTTCCAAATCACATGGAGATCGACAACGAAATGAAGAAACTTCCCCAGCAGTGGTTTCGCCTACTTCCGAGATGGTAATCGACATGACCCTTGAACCTGTGAAGCCTTTGACCGGCGGTGGTTGCCCGTCAACGTCACCAGAACCGCAGACTTCGATAAGCATCGCCGATCAAATCATTGCCGATTTTGCTGAATATGAGACTGAAACGTTCGAATCTAAATGCTCGCAGCCCCTGTCCCCGTTGCATCGCACCACCAGTAGGTTATCTTCCAATGCGTCGCATTCTTCCACGACTACCCACTATCCGGAGAATTTCGATGAACTCGTCATCACCTGTGATCACCGCGGTTCCGGGGTGCACCCTCCTAGATCCTCCATAGTCACACGTGGTGCCGCAGCCCGGATGGAATCCCTGTCACCCTCGTCCAACGTTCGTCTGGTCAACCATCGAAACAACACTAATGTAGAAATAAGACTAACGTCTCCGGAAAACCGTGGACCGAAGTCATCCATCGTTACCCGGGTCGATCTCCAAGCAGGTCCTTCCTCATCAGCTGGTACTACCGCTTCCATGCGGTTCGCCGCTGCCAAAAGCAATGCTCAACATTTGTCGATTCCGGTGGTGAAGCCGGAACCGTGCGAATCAACTTCTAGTTCCTCGTCGTCGACCGGCCGGACTCCGCTGCGAAGGCGTTCATATCTCTCTACCAGAGCGACTGAATCTAATGTTCCTAGTAATAGTAATCAACCGGACAGTGGCGAAGGTGCTTCCACCGACGTTGCGTCCAGGGCCTACGAATTTTCCGAAGACAACGAACGTTGCGAAAAGATCAGCACCTTTCGAAAACGTCGTCTAGctgataaaaaatatgaattctCCGAAGACAGTAGCCACGGCGATAGTGTAATCGTCCCATTCAACCGATTGCGTAGTCAAATCCGAACTCGTTCGGCCGCTAGTCAAAGTGTACTGTACAGTCCGTCGCATTTGGTGGGCTACGAAATGTCAACCCATCTGCATAGGGCCTCCCCCAACCATGGCTTTCGATCTCCGTGTGGTTCTCCGGTTGGCAATCGCTACCTGCGATCTCCACCCGGGATTCGATCACCCAACTACTACAGGCACCATTCTCCGGTCGCCACACCACCGACCGGACCGAACCGACCGCCGTGTGCTGCTCAGCttcttaaaatgtcaaattttgaccCGAAAGACTACATTCATACGAGCGGTGGCAGCGGCAGTGATGAAATTCCGAAGTTTTTCATCGATGCCATTCAAAAGTTCAACGAGAAAAAACTACAAGCTGATGGAGGCGGAGGCAACGACGAGAATGTTAACTCCGACAATTTACCCATGCCGGCGAAAACCGATCCGAACGGGACCGCATTGGAGCTCAAACCGGAACGGCCGGTTTGTTCGAAAAAGATCGTCAAGATTTATGTCGAAGAGGACGATGCGAATTCGGTGTTGACGACGGAAGACg ACGACTGCATCTCGCCGGGCTACCACGCATCGCTGCCAATGGAAGTGCACGGGTCCTGTTACTCCAACATGCAAATCGTCACACCGGCATCGTACAGCAAACTCAACTGTCCGGCCGTCGTGGTGACCCAGAACTCATTCGACATGGAAACATTCTCGTTCCACGTGGCCAATTACATATGCACTAAGAACGATAAGAAATATGGCATTTTATTCGATTCGGCCTACGAACTAACACAC GTCTGCCCGCTAACGGAAACCATTACCTGTACCATGGTGCTGCAGTTCACTGCGAGTGACACGAACAAACTGAAACAGTGTCACAACTGTTCGACTACCATCGACTGTCACACCCATCGCAAAATCTATCAGTGCCGTTCGTTGTTCACCTGGAATATGACCACCGGCGATTGGACGGTGTTGGACTATGGCAGTTTGTCGTCGGGTCCCTATCTCGAGTTGAAAAAGCTGGCATCCAACTACAGCCGTCTGCTGGTGAAGCTACGGAAATTTACCCGAAAATTGTTTGCATCTTCATCGAACGAACGGGACACGGTTCGTACGTACGAGTATCTGAACCATCTACGGGTGCTAGattcaaacaatgaaaaaacCAAACAAAGGCTGATTGATCTGGAGCACATGATCGAATTCTACCGGAAGCAGATCAACGACCCGGACGATAGCGATGACAGTGATGAGGATTCCAGCAGTTCGATCGGTTCCTCCAggaatgacgacgacgacgacgaagcaAACACGGTGGTGGGAGACACGCTCACCTCCGACACGGTTAGTGACGAGGATGATATTTAA
- the LOC131437669 gene encoding mediator of RNA polymerase II transcription subunit 4, which translates to MSSYHLSTKERLLAIVDDIEIISKELIENTIAPKHQKMSSADHSQLVELLVSKDKEMKSTLQLAAEQAGIEKKMDGLRQQVKKQDEEINHLQKQLKEAEHILATSIFQARQKLASISKATKRPVSSEELIKFAHRISASNAICAPLTWQQGDLRRPYPTDIEMRLGFLGKSDLNINGHNLQHQNSLNEMHRNTTAGAAGGTGVAGAPAASEIPASAQNQFAWHPSGELHMSMGSGAGSVSLDTRSHKDASQDDVEVMSTDSSSSSSSDSQ; encoded by the exons ATGTCTTCCTATCATCTAAGCACGAAGGAACGTCTGTTAGCCATTGTGGACGACATTGAAATAATCTCAAA GGAGCTAATTGAGAATACGATTGCACCGAAGCACCAAAAAATGTCCAGTGCGGACCATTCCCAGCTGGTTGAGTTGCTGGTGTCCAAGGATAAAGAAATGAAGTCTACGCTTCAACTGGCAGCCGAACAAGCTGGCATAGAGAAAAAAATGGATGGCCTCCGGCAACAAGTGAAGAAACAGGACGAAGAAATCAATCACCTGCAGAAGCAGCTCAAAGAAGCGGAACATATCCTTGCGACTTCTATATTCCAAGCCCGTCAGAAGTTGGCCAGTATATCGAAGGCAACTAAGCGGCCTGTATCTTCGGAAGAATTAATCAAATTCGCACACAGGATCAGTGCATCCAATGCGATATGCGCACCGCTAACGTGGCAGCAGGGAGATCTTCGGCGACCGTACCCGACTGACATCGAGATGCGTTTGGGTTTCCTGGGCAAGTCCGATCTGAACATCAACGGGCACAATCTGCAGCACCAGAATAGTTTGAACGAAATGCATCGGAACACAACGGCTGGGGCCGCCGGTGGTACCGGTGTAGCGGGAGCTCCCGCAGCTAGCGAAATTCCCGCATCGGCGCAAAATCAGTTCGCTTGGCATCCGTCCGGTGAGCTGCACATGTCGATGGGATCCGGTGCCGGTTCGGTGTCGCTGGATACTCGATCCCACAAGGATGCCTCCCAGGATGACGTCGAGGTGATGTCCACCGACAGTTCCAGCTCGAGCTCGAGTGATTCGCAGTAG
- the LOC131434855 gene encoding uncharacterized protein LOC131434855 produces the protein MTDLIQREIISLEDSDVLLICETVPIDGDDSNMDIVSFSSVSDHNIQDIPLINIEIPKNHTENELICDWNVDEYRNAFEPDVHWEMRRSFMVQYKNKIPESELVALAQAFVNTEVFGAVYCEEVTAKLELLGESIAKQYRMFKSKTPKRITARATEAVHDWMKHRSESLKAAERKDQAIQLLGPVFTVTTVEDIFRNYVLLDDNLEESGREFEKLGCGWFVHDVWRNDQKLWEATCTVAGFLLSKAVGPLKKSRQKCTEELLKLFRKKCYKIRVNHNRCWDGYNVERLEVSEDLDMRGNPFDCRLRLPLAAKDQLKEDNVGYRLLRKLGWGGGPLGKHQVGIVDPIEVQAKRGRRGLGLPQLSLRSDGSGLQTPSNNASYLDQLDLSKTSFRIDVGFYRDLMRNFKAKRLGYDLIFSSEFTETERALLTKIATDLDLQCTTITYDYEHYQFVLMKHRVSPHDLLIKIIVENHPIYSTLYTVEPPEDDLERHNKILELCSK, from the exons ATGACGGATTTAATTCAACGGGAAATAATTTCGCTCGAAGACAGTGACGTTCTGTTGATTTGCGAAACAGTTCCCATAGATGGTGACGACAGTAACATGGATATAGTTTCGTTTTCTTCGGTATCTGATCATAACATTCAAGATATACCCTTGATTAACATAGAAATACCGAAAAATCATACGGAGAACGAACTGATATGTGATTGGAATGTGGACGAATATCGAAACGCCTTTGAGCCGGATGTACACTGGGAAATGCGTCGCAGCTTCATGGTgcaatataaaaacaaaataccgGAGTCGGAACTCGTTGCGTTAGCACAAGCCTTTGTTAATACCGAAGTTTTTGGAGCAGtctactgcgaagaagtaactgCCAAGCTTGAATTGCTTGGAGAATCAATTGCAAAGCAGTATCGTATGTTCAAAAGCAAAACACCCAAAAGGATCACGGCCCGCGCAACGGAAGCTGTTCATGATTGGATGAAGCACCGTTCTGAAAGTCTCAAAGCAGCCGAGCGAAAGGATCAAGCAATTCAGTTGCTAGGTCCTGTGTTTACAGTTACTACGGTTGAGGATATATTTCGAAACTACGTTCTCTTGGATGATAACTTAGAGGAAAGTGGAAGAGAATTTGAGAAATTGGGATGCGGATGGTTCGTACATGATGTGTGGCGAAATGATCAGAAGCTTTGGGAAGCAACGTGCACTGTAGCTGGATTTCTACTGTCCAAAGCTGTTGGACCACTCAAAAAATCAAGACAAAAATGTACCGAAGAACTACTGAAATTGTTTAGGAAGAAATGTTACAAAATTAGG GTAAATCACAACCGTTGCTGGGATGGTTATAACGTTGAACGATTGGAAGTAAGTGAAGATCTGGATATGCGAGGGAATCCGTTTGATTGTCGATTGCGGCTGCCTTTGGCCGCTAAAGATCAACTCAAGGAAGATAATGTCGGTTATCGTCTGCTAAGAAAACTTGGTTGGGGTGGTGGGCCGCTTGGTAAACATCAGGTCGGCATTGTGGATCCAATAGAAGTACAAGCCAAGCGAGGGAGGCGAGGTCTAGGATTACCACAGTTATCGTTAAGGTCAGATGGCAGTGGACTACAAACACCATCGAACAACGCGTCATATCTAGACCAACTAGATCTATCGAAGACGTCATTTCGTATTGATGTTGGTTTCTACAGAGATTTGATGAGAAATTTTAAAGCGAAACGGCTAGGGTATGATTTGATATTTTCGTCTGAATTTACCGAAACGGAGAGAGCTTTGCTTACCAA AATAGCAACCGATCTAGATCTACAGTGCACTACGATTACCTACGACTACGAACACTACCAGTTCGTTCTGATGAAACATCGTGTATCGCCCCATGATCTTTTGATAAAAATTATTGTGGAAAACCATCCAATTTACAGCACGCTGTATACGGTGGAACCGCCGGAGGACGATTTAGAAAGACACAATAAAATATTGGAGCTGTGctctaaatga